Proteins found in one Streptococcus mitis genomic segment:
- a CDS encoding ATP-binding cassette domain-containing protein: protein MKDYTVKIVCPSCSKKIGVGWKFCAFCGEYVDNSKPKVELRYLDDSRSDYNQKEKNAHFKMPSSFKQVSEKIKDSISEKIDKGEEVSDNTLSFFTFVITKDGVEIKELDEIVNALQNSSIQKDYLGYYLQSESEDIYVNNVKIEVGKKHYLTNRDTLRQGETIYIFSLMNQKGVEWQQEEITLQIADKIGDSFEVFDDEILYLMPNDDQVILNNSIPQDKIRLKNYDLVSIHHRLFLVYGNQLIFQNELTEEQAKSIAENINSISDDTSLSVSIRKRLAGEKLLLSDIDFSVSSGEIVLILGGSGAGKTTLINAIMGIEKADAEILLGNINIYNQFDKVKRMIANVPQFSLHREKDSVYMTLKNAAEMKLVRDFTKDKSLLEDKISRVLETVKLTKKRDSLVSELSGGEKKRLSIATEYIADPVLFVLDEPDSGVDGSNARSIMSSLRNIADDNKIVFIISHSPDRTPELFDKVLVLAKSEEESCGKLAFYGSVEETLSFFNVNQLELVVSEVEATPDDYIKKYKDYRGD, encoded by the coding sequence ATGAAAGATTATACTGTAAAAATAGTCTGTCCAAGTTGTTCTAAAAAGATAGGAGTAGGTTGGAAATTTTGTGCTTTTTGTGGAGAATATGTTGATAATTCAAAACCAAAAGTAGAACTACGCTATCTTGATGACAGCAGGAGTGACTACAATCAAAAGGAAAAAAATGCGCATTTTAAAATGCCATCTAGCTTTAAGCAGGTTAGCGAAAAAATAAAGGATAGTATTTCTGAAAAAATCGATAAGGGTGAGGAAGTTTCAGATAATACCTTGTCCTTCTTTACCTTTGTAATTACAAAAGATGGCGTTGAAATAAAGGAACTTGATGAAATTGTAAATGCTCTTCAAAATAGTTCTATACAAAAGGATTATCTTGGTTACTACTTACAAAGTGAATCAGAAGATATCTATGTCAACAATGTAAAAATTGAAGTTGGGAAAAAACACTATCTAACGAATAGAGATACGCTTAGACAGGGTGAGACTATTTATATATTTAGTCTCATGAATCAAAAGGGTGTTGAATGGCAGCAGGAAGAAATTACTCTTCAAATTGCTGATAAAATTGGTGATAGTTTTGAAGTCTTTGATGATGAAATTCTCTATCTTATGCCAAATGACGATCAAGTAATTTTAAATAACAGCATTCCTCAGGATAAAATTCGTTTAAAAAACTATGATTTAGTATCCATTCATCACAGATTATTCCTTGTCTACGGTAATCAATTAATTTTTCAAAATGAATTAACTGAAGAGCAAGCGAAAAGTATTGCTGAAAATATCAATAGTATTTCAGATGATACAAGCTTATCTGTTTCAATTCGAAAACGTTTGGCTGGAGAAAAGCTGTTGCTTTCGGATATTGATTTTTCAGTGTCTTCTGGGGAAATCGTACTCATTTTAGGTGGATCTGGTGCAGGAAAAACAACACTCATCAATGCAATAATGGGAATTGAAAAAGCAGATGCTGAAATCTTGTTAGGAAATATCAATATTTATAATCAATTCGATAAGGTTAAAAGAATGATTGCGAATGTTCCTCAATTTAGTTTGCATCGTGAAAAAGACAGTGTCTATATGACATTGAAAAATGCTGCTGAGATGAAACTAGTTAGGGATTTTACTAAAGACAAGTCTTTATTGGAAGATAAAATTTCAAGGGTTTTAGAGACCGTGAAATTGACAAAGAAAAGAGATTCTTTAGTATCAGAGCTTAGTGGCGGGGAAAAGAAGAGACTAAGTATTGCAACGGAGTATATTGCAGATCCTGTTTTATTTGTCTTGGATGAACCAGATTCAGGTGTAGATGGTAGCAATGCTCGTTCTATCATGTCTAGTCTTAGAAATATAGCTGATGACAATAAGATTGTTTTTATTATTTCTCATAGTCCTGATAGAACGCCTGAGTTGTTTGATAAGGTCTTAGTTCTGGCTAAAAGTGAAGAAGAATCTTGTGGTAAATTAGCTTTTTACGGTTCTGTAGAAGAGACTTTGAGTTTTTTCAATGTAAACCAATTGGAACTTGTGGTATCTGAAGTAGAAGCGACTCCAGATGACTACATTAAAAAATATAAAGATTATAGAGGAGATTAA
- a CDS encoding ABC transporter permease, producing the protein MNYVSNKEQVLIYLGKFKRNFLNSNGWYAFVSTAIIALITCIVSGSAGLENGRIGKTSFIIVCACIWIGMFNSITLICRERDIIKHEYRGGMNLSSYMFAHMLFQGIISLIQAVIFSSILFLFYGSDIAEFPTTFNNDILRFISYFLTIFLTIYSADALGLFVSSIVKNVEQAMTVMPFVILLQFLFSGNLPLDGVLKFFSFLTVSRYGYDGLLELANISIQGGSGSIQTRDFHTEDVLINFLVGWIILIAFSVLFAYLASKFLKSVENDTRS; encoded by the coding sequence ATGAATTACGTATCGAATAAAGAACAGGTGTTAATCTATTTAGGGAAATTTAAACGCAATTTCTTAAATTCAAATGGCTGGTATGCATTTGTCAGTACAGCAATAATTGCCCTCATTACATGTATAGTTTCTGGTAGTGCAGGTCTTGAAAATGGGAGGATAGGTAAGACCTCGTTTATTATTGTTTGTGCTTGTATCTGGATTGGAATGTTTAATTCTATTACCTTGATTTGTCGCGAGAGGGATATTATTAAGCATGAGTATCGTGGAGGGATGAACTTATCATCTTATATGTTTGCTCATATGCTATTCCAAGGAATTATTTCCTTGATTCAAGCTGTCATTTTTTCAAGTATCCTGTTTTTGTTCTATGGTAGTGATATAGCAGAGTTTCCAACTACATTTAATAATGATATTTTACGCTTTATTTCTTATTTTCTAACCATATTTTTAACGATTTATTCTGCTGATGCTTTAGGTCTATTCGTTTCATCAATTGTCAAGAATGTTGAACAGGCTATGACCGTTATGCCCTTTGTGATTTTATTACAATTCCTATTTTCAGGTAATCTTCCTTTGGATGGTGTTTTAAAATTTTTCTCTTTTCTTACAGTGAGTAGATATGGTTATGATGGACTTTTAGAATTGGCTAATATTTCCATACAGGGGGGGAGTGGAAGTATTCAAACTAGAGACTTTCATACTGAAGATGTACTAATTAATTTTCTAGTTGGATGGATAATTCTGATTGCATTTTCAGTTCTCTTTGCATACTTGGCAAGTAAGTTTTTAAAATCTGTTGAAAATGATACTAGAAGTTAA
- a CDS encoding RelA/SpoT family protein, translating into MPKEVNLTGDEVVALTQKYLSKEDVAFVHKALVYAVECHSGQYRKSGEPYIIHPIQVAGILAKLKLDAVTVACGFLHDVVEDTEATLDDLEREFGPDVRVIVDGVTKLGKVKYKSHEEQLAENHRKMLMAMSEDIRVILVKLSDRLHNMRTLKHLRKDKQERISKETMEIYAPLAHRLGISSVKWELEDLSFRYLNPTEFYKITHMMKEKRREREALVDEVVTKLEEYTTERHLKGKIYGRPKHIYSIFRKMQDKRKRFEEIYDLIAIRCILDTQSDVYAMLGYVHELWKPMPGRFKDYIANRKANGYQSIHTTVYGPKGPIEFQIRTKAMHEVAEYGVAAHWAYKKGVKGQVNSKESAIGMNWIKEMMELQDQADDAKEFVDSVKENYLAEEIYVFTPDGAVRSLPKDSGPIDFAYEIHTKVGEKATGAKVNGRMVPLTTKLKTGDQVEIVTNPNSFGPSRDWLNMVKTSKARNKIRQFFKNQDKELSVNKGREMLMAQFQENGYVANKFMDKRHMDQVLQKTSYKTEESLFAAIGFGEIGAITVFNRLTEKERREEERAKAKAEAEELVKGGEVKVENKETLKVKHEGGVVIEGASGLLVRIAKCCNPVPGDDIVGYITKGRGVAIHRVDCMNLRAQENYEQRLLDVEWEDQYSSSNKEYMAHIDIYGLNRTGLLNDVLQVLSNTTKNISTVNAQPTKDMKFANIHVSFGIANLSTLTTVVDKIKSVPEVYSVKRTNG; encoded by the coding sequence ATGCCAAAAGAAGTGAATTTAACAGGCGATGAGGTTGTCGCTCTAACGCAAAAATATTTATCAAAAGAAGATGTTGCTTTTGTCCATAAGGCCTTGGTCTATGCGGTGGAATGCCACAGTGGCCAGTATCGCAAATCAGGAGAGCCTTATATCATTCACCCTATCCAAGTAGCAGGGATTTTAGCCAAACTTAAGCTAGATGCTGTAACGGTAGCTTGTGGTTTCTTGCATGACGTGGTAGAAGATACAGAAGCGACCCTGGATGATTTGGAAAGAGAGTTTGGTCCGGATGTGCGGGTAATCGTAGATGGGGTTACCAAGCTTGGTAAAGTTAAATACAAGTCTCACGAAGAGCAGTTGGCAGAAAATCATCGCAAGATGCTCATGGCCATGTCTGAGGACATCCGTGTTATCTTGGTCAAACTGTCTGACCGCTTGCACAATATGCGGACCCTGAAACATCTTCGAAAAGACAAGCAGGAGCGTATTTCCAAAGAAACTATGGAAATCTATGCCCCGCTTGCCCACCGTTTGGGGATTTCTAGCGTTAAATGGGAATTGGAAGACCTATCTTTCCGTTATCTTAATCCAACGGAGTTTTACAAGATTACCCATATGATGAAGGAAAAGCGTAGAGAGCGTGAAGCCTTGGTGGATGAGGTGGTCACAAAATTAGAGGAATATACGACAGAACGTCACTTGAAAGGGAAGATTTACGGTCGTCCCAAGCATATTTACTCGATTTTCCGCAAAATGCAGGATAAGAGAAAACGGTTTGAGGAAATCTATGACCTGATTGCTATTCGCTGTATTTTAGATACCCAAAGTGATGTTTATGCCATGTTGGGTTATGTGCATGAACTTTGGAAACCCATGCCTGGTCGTTTCAAAGACTATATCGCCAACCGCAAGGCCAATGGTTACCAGTCTATCCATACGACAGTTTATGGGCCAAAAGGGCCGATTGAATTCCAGATTCGAACTAAAGCCATGCACGAGGTGGCTGAGTACGGGGTTGCGGCTCACTGGGCTTATAAGAAAGGTGTTAAGGGGCAGGTTAACAGCAAGGAATCGGCTATTGGGATGAACTGGATCAAGGAGATGATGGAGCTCCAAGATCAGGCTGATGATGCCAAGGAATTTGTGGATTCAGTTAAGGAAAACTATCTGGCTGAGGAGATTTACGTCTTTACCCCAGATGGAGCTGTCCGTTCACTTCCCAAAGATTCAGGACCGATTGACTTTGCCTACGAAATTCATACAAAAGTCGGAGAAAAAGCGACTGGTGCCAAGGTCAATGGTCGCATGGTTCCACTGACAACCAAGCTCAAGACAGGGGATCAGGTTGAAATTGTCACCAACCCCAACTCCTTTGGACCGAGTCGTGACTGGCTCAACATGGTCAAGACCAGCAAGGCTCGTAACAAGATTCGTCAGTTCTTTAAAAACCAAGATAAGGAATTGTCTGTCAACAAGGGTCGTGAAATGCTGATGGCCCAGTTCCAAGAAAATGGCTATGTAGCCAATAAATTTATGGACAAGCGCCACATGGACCAAGTTCTTCAAAAGACCAGCTACAAGACAGAAGAATCCCTCTTTGCGGCCATTGGTTTTGGAGAAATCGGTGCTATTACTGTCTTTAACCGTCTGACTGAAAAGGAACGTCGTGAAGAAGAACGTGCCAAGGCCAAGGCTGAAGCAGAAGAACTTGTCAAAGGTGGAGAGGTCAAGGTTGAAAACAAAGAAACCCTCAAGGTTAAGCATGAGGGTGGTGTGGTCATTGAAGGAGCCTCAGGTCTCCTAGTGCGGATTGCCAAGTGCTGTAATCCCGTGCCTGGTGATGATATTGTTGGCTACATTACCAAGGGTCGTGGTGTGGCTATTCACCGTGTGGACTGTATGAACCTGCGCGCCCAAGAAAACTACGAGCAACGTCTCCTTGATGTGGAATGGGAAGACCAGTACTCTAGCTCAAATAAGGAGTATATGGCTCATATCGATATCTACGGCCTCAACCGTACAGGACTGTTGAATGATGTACTGCAAGTTCTTTCAAATACAACCAAGAATATTTCAACGGTCAATGCTCAACCAACCAAGGATATGAAATTTGCCAATATCCATGTGTCTTTTGGTATTGCGAATCTCTCGACGCTGACTACGGTTGTGGACAAGATTAAGAGTGTGCCAGAAGTTTACTCTGTTAAACGGACCAACGGCTAA
- the dtd gene encoding D-aminoacyl-tRNA deacylase, producing the protein MKIIIQRVKKAQVSIEGQVQGKINQGLLLLVGVGPEDQEEDLDYAVRKLVNMRIFSDEEGKMNLSVKDIEGEILSISQFTLFADTKKGNRPAFTGAAKPDMASDFYDAFNQKLAQEVPVHTGIFGADMQVELVNDGPVTIILDTKNR; encoded by the coding sequence ATGAAAATCATTATCCAACGGGTTAAAAAAGCCCAAGTGAGTATCGAAGGTCAGGTTCAGGGAAAAATCAATCAGGGGCTCTTATTGCTGGTGGGTGTTGGACCAGAGGACCAAGAGGAAGATTTGGACTATGCTGTGAGAAAGCTTGTCAATATGCGGATTTTTTCAGACGAAGAAGGCAAGATGAACCTGTCTGTCAAAGATATTGAAGGAGAAATCCTTTCTATTTCACAGTTTACCCTCTTTGCGGATACCAAGAAAGGCAATCGTCCAGCCTTTACAGGTGCAGCCAAGCCTGATATGGCATCAGATTTTTATGACGCTTTCAATCAAAAACTAGCGCAAGAAGTGCCCGTTCATACAGGTATCTTTGGAGCGGATATGCAGGTTGAGCTGGTCAATGACGGACCAGTTACCATTATCCTTGATACGAAAAATAGATAA
- a CDS encoding nicotinamide mononucleotide transporter — protein MKKSLKIFATSKWFDLFGVALVVGIAIASGYLNSRLDKFVDWGPWTALVPFGLISVTNVGISMLSTRFTGKLSKWGNYFGIVNTILSGAIDYILGNKAAIITYPVTFLIYTFAIKKWEASKEGRPNQMSQKQLKLAAIIISIIAFLFAFVTNFIGYGGKMNLLAYVTTIAFALSLIANALNALKLTTQWGFWLIYNFVQLTKAGIQGNFANIGKYIFYILNAIGALFVWNDEEVE, from the coding sequence ATGAAGAAATCACTAAAAATTTTTGCGACATCCAAATGGTTTGACCTCTTTGGAGTTGCTCTGGTCGTTGGGATTGCAATTGCATCTGGTTACCTCAACTCCCGTCTCGACAAATTCGTAGACTGGGGCCCATGGACAGCTCTTGTTCCCTTTGGATTGATTTCCGTAACCAACGTTGGGATTTCCATGTTATCCACTCGTTTCACGGGGAAATTAAGCAAATGGGGAAATTACTTTGGTATTGTTAATACCATTTTGTCCGGTGCTATTGATTATATCCTTGGAAATAAGGCGGCCATCATTACCTATCCCGTCACCTTCCTCATTTATACCTTTGCTATAAAGAAATGGGAAGCTTCGAAAGAAGGTAGACCCAACCAAATGAGCCAAAAACAGCTAAAATTGGCGGCCATCATCATTTCCATCATCGCCTTCCTCTTTGCCTTTGTGACAAACTTTATCGGCTATGGAGGAAAGATGAATCTCCTTGCCTACGTAACAACTATTGCCTTTGCACTGTCCCTCATTGCCAATGCTTTGAACGCATTGAAACTAACAACTCAGTGGGGCTTTTGGTTGATTTATAATTTCGTTCAGTTGACAAAGGCTGGCATTCAAGGAAACTTTGCCAATATCGGAAAATACATCTTTTATATCCTCAATGCAATCGGAGCTTTATTTGTCTGGAACGATGAAGAAGTGGAATAA
- a CDS encoding metal-dependent transcriptional regulator, translated as MTPNKEDYLKCIYEIGIDLHKITNKEIAARMQVSPPAVTEMIKRMKSENLILKDKECGYLLTDLGLKLVSELYRKHRLIEVFLVHHLDYTSDQIHEEAEVLEHTVSELFVERLEKLLGFPKTCPHGGTIPAKGELLVEINNLPLADIKESGSYRLTRVHDSFDILHYLDKHSLHIGDSLQVKQFDGFSNTFTILSKDEDLQVSMDIAKQLYVEKIN; from the coding sequence ATGACCCCGAATAAAGAAGATTATCTAAAGTGTATTTATGAAATTGGCATAGACCTGCATAAAATTACCAACAAGGAAATTGCTGCCCGCATGCAAGTCTCTCCCCCTGCTGTAACTGAAATGATTAAACGGATGAAGAGCGAAAACCTCATCCTCAAGGACAAGGAATGTGGCTATCTACTGACTGACCTCGGCCTCAAACTAGTCTCTGAGCTCTATCGTAAACACCGCTTGATTGAAGTTTTTCTAGTTCATCATTTAGACTATACTAGTGACCAGATTCATGAAGAAGCTGAGGTATTGGAACATACTGTCTCTGAGCTATTCGTGGAGAGACTAGAAAAATTACTTGGATTCCCCAAGACCTGCCCTCACGGAGGAACTATTCCTGCCAAGGGAGAACTCTTAGTTGAAATCAATAACCTACCACTAGCTGATATCAAAGAGAGTGGATCCTACCGTCTAACTCGGGTGCACGATAGTTTTGACATTCTCCATTATCTGGACAAGCACTCACTTCACATCGGTGATTCGCTCCAAGTCAAGCAGTTTGATGGCTTCAGCAATACCTTCACTATCCTTAGTAAAGACGAGGACTTACAAGTAAGTATGGACATTGCAAAACAACTCTATGTCGAGAAAATCAACTAA